From a region of the Syngnathus typhle isolate RoL2023-S1 ecotype Sweden linkage group LG12, RoL_Styp_1.0, whole genome shotgun sequence genome:
- the LOC133163627 gene encoding histone H2B-like, whose protein sequence is MPDPVKSAPKKGSKKAVSKAPGKPGKRRKKGRKESYAIYVYKVLKQVHPDTGISSKAMSIMNSFVNDIFERIASEASRLALYNKRSTISSREIQTAVRLLLPGELAKHAVSEGTKAVTKYTSSK, encoded by the coding sequence ATGCCTGATCCGGTTAAATCAGCGCCCAAGAAGGGCTCCAAAAAAGCCGTCTCCAAGGCCCCCGGCAAGCCGGGCAAGAGAAGAAAgaagggaaggaaggagagCTACGCCATCTACGTGTACAAGGTGCTGAAACAAGTGCACCCTGATACCGGAATCTCCTCCAAGGCAATGAGCATCATGAACTCGTTCGTCAATGACATCTTCGAGCGCATCGCTTCGGAGGCTTCTCGTTTGGCTCTCTACAACAAACGTTCCACCATCTCATCCAGAGAGATCCAAACCGCTGTGAGACTCCTGCTACCCGGCGAGTTGGCCAAGCACGCCGTGTCCGAGGGCACCAAGGCGGTCACCAAGTACACCAGCTCCAAGTAA
- the LOC133163629 gene encoding histone H4, producing MSGRGKGGKGLGKGGAKRHRKVLRDNIQGITKPAIRRLARRGGVKRISGLIYEETRGVLKVFLENVIRDAVTYTEHAKRKTVTAMDVVYALKRQGRTLYGFGG from the coding sequence ATGTCTGGTCGAGGAAAGGGAGGCAAAGGCTTGGGGAAAGGAGGCGCTAAACGCCACCGCAAAGTTCTCCGCGATAACATCCAGGGGATTACCAAGCCCGCCATCCGACGTCTGGCTCGTCGCGGCGGTGTGAAGCGTATTTCTGGGCTGATCTACGAAGAAACTCGTGGCGTGCTCAAGGTTTTTCTGGAGAATGTCATCCGTGACGCTGTTACCTACACCGAGCACGCCAAACGAAAGACGGTCACCGCCATGGATGTGGTGTATGCTCTCAAGAGGCAGGGGCGTACTCTCTATGGGTTCGGCGGTTAG
- the LOC133163626 gene encoding histone H2A-like: MSGRGKTGGKARAKAKTRSSRAGLQFPVGRVHRLLRKGNYGERIGAGAPVYLAAVLEYLTAEILELAGNAARDNKKTRIIPRHLQLAVRNDEELNKLLGGVTIAQGGVLPNIQAVLLPKKTEKTAKSK, from the coding sequence ATGTCTGGACGTGGAAAAACCGGTGGCAAAGCTAGAGCTAAGGCGAAGACCCGTTCTTCCCGTGCTGGACTTCAGTTCCCCGTAGGTCGTGTTCACAGGCTTCTTCGCAAAGGCAACTATGGCGAGCGTATCGGTGCGGGTGCTCCCGTCTACTTGGCGGCGGTGCTCGAGTACCTGACAGCTGAGATTCTGGAATTGGCTGGCAACGCCGCCCGTGACAACAAGAAGACCAGAATCATCCCCCGTCACCTGCAGTTGGCCGTCCGTAATGACGAAGAGCTCAACAAATTGCTTGGTGGCGTGACGATTGCCCAGGGTGGCGTCTTGCCCAACATCCAAGCCGTGCTTCTGCCCAAGAAGACCGAGAAGACTGCAAAGTCGAAATAA